The proteins below come from a single Macrobrachium rosenbergii isolate ZJJX-2024 chromosome 50, ASM4041242v1, whole genome shotgun sequence genomic window:
- the Mkk4 gene encoding dual specificity mitogen-activated protein kinase kinase 4 isoform X12 — translation MADQQHPPPSRPGSLNMPAAIPGRRSNLRLAFPSQGRQSNDRPSNNLDFPASGYPTTQMHTTPSSQPPPPPPPPPPRSSSTNASKWPAALPYASTSHRNLMVPTVMVSRAKSHDGRLIAPDQLPNAVLAGGGSNLSNSNCSGRRTISPARHQSLSPARSPQNMTPARSQQNLAPARPRNLSLGGLQNSSGEIQNFPCNVSQNQSTGSQINMRDQKKKHLVLHLPPPHNHPHHHHNQHHRHGIHHDGLRERGHKRLTRGIYQNIQSSGKLKISPEVQIEFTADDLRDLGEIGRGGFGTVNKMVHRKSNTIMAVKRIRSTVDEKEQKQLLMDLEVVMRSNDCPCIVQFYGAIFKEGDCWICMELMDTSLDKFYKFIYERLNERLPENILGKITVATLTALNYLKEKLKIIHRDVKPSNILLDKRGNIKLCDFGISGQLVDSIAKTRDAGCRPYMAPERIDPARARGYDVRSDVWSLGITLMELATGSFPYPKWNSVFEQLTQVVQGEPPRLSPNENGNTFSEEFVDFVNTCLIKEESSRPKYKQLLEHEFVIRSKADPMDVAEFVCGILDKMANNGRAMYTYDSYNC, via the exons GCATACAACTCCATcatcacaaccaccaccacctccaccaccgcCTCCTCCCAGAAGTTCCTCCACCAATGCATCTAAATGGCCAGCAGCTCTACCTTACGCCTCCACATCCCACAGAAACTTAATGGTACCAACAGTGATGGTTAGCAGAGCTAAGTCTCATGATGGCAGGCTCATTGCTCCTGATCAGCTTCCAAATGCAGTCTTGGCAGGAGGTGGTTCAAATCTATCCAATTCTAACTGCAGTGGGCGAAGAACAATCTCTCCTGCCAGACACCAGAGTTTATCGCCAGCGAGATCCCCACAAAACATGACGCCAGCCAGATCCCAGCAAAACCTAGCACCGGCTAGACCTAGAAATTTATCTCTGGGGGGTCTTCAGAACTCTTCAGGAGAAATACAGAACTTTCCCTGTAATGTATCGCAAAATCAATCGACTGGAAGCCAAATAAACATGCGAGATCAGAAAAAGAAGCACTTGGTGCTGCATTTGCCGCCACCTCACAATCATCCTCACCATCACCACAATCAGCATCACCGTCACGGCATCCATCATGATGGACTGAGAGAACGAGGACATAAGAG GTTGACTCGCGGCATCTACCAGAACATTCAGTCCTCTGGCAAACTGAAGATTTCACCTGAAGTG CAAATTGAGTTTACTGCTGATGATCTTCGTGATTTGGGAGAAATTGGAAGAGGGGGTTTTGGTACCGTGAACAAGATGGTTCATCGCAAAAGTAATACCATCATGGCTGTCAAG AGAATTCGATCAACAGTGGATGAAAAGGAGCAGAAGCAATTATTGATGGATCTTGAAGTGGTAATGCGTAGTAATGATTGTCCTTGCATCGTCCAGTTTTATGGAGCAATTTTTAAAGAG GGGGACTGCTGGATATGTATGGAATTGATGGACACATCCCTTGATAAATTCTACAAGTTTATATATGAAAGACTAAATGAACGTTTACCTGAAAACATTCTTGGGAAGATTACAGTAGCG ACATTAACGGCATTAAATtacctaaaagaaaaattgaaaattatacatCGAGACGTCAAACCTTCCAATATTTTGTTGGACAAAAGGGGCAACATAAAACTCTGTGATTTTGGTATTTCTGGGCAGCTCGTGGATTCGATTGCAAAAACCCGTGACGCAGGATGTAGACCATACATGGCA CCAGAACGAATAGATCCAGCAAGGGCTCGAGGATATGATGTGCGGTCAGATGTTTGGTCACTAgggattaccttaatggagctagcAACTGGGAGTTTTCCGTATCCTAAGTGGAATTCTGTTTTTGAGCAGCTAACACAGGTGGTACAGGGAGAGCCACCTCGCCTGTCTcctaatgaaaatggaaacacaTTCTCTGAGGAATTTGTCGATTTTGTAAACACGTG CCTCATTAAAGAAGAAAGTTCTCGGCCAAAATATAAGCAACTTCTTGAACATGAGTTCGTCATTAGATCAAAAGCTGATCCAATGGATGTAGCAGAATTTGTTTGTGGCATTTTGGACAAAATGGCAAACAACGGTAGAGCAATGTACACATATGATTCGTATAATTGTTGA
- the Mkk4 gene encoding dual specificity mitogen-activated protein kinase kinase 4 isoform X7, translating into MADQQHPPPSRPGSLNMPAAIPGRRSNLRLAFPSQGRQSNDRPSNNLDFPASGYPTTQMHTTPSSQPPPPPPPPPPRSSSTNASKWPAALPYASTSHRNLMVPTVMVSRAKSHDGRLIAPDQLPNAVLAGGGSNLSNSNCSGRRTISPARHQSLSPARSPQNMTPARSQQNLAPARPRNLSLGGLQNSSGEIQNFPCNVSQNQSTGSQINMRDQKKKHLVLHLPPPHNHPHHHHNQHHRHGIHHDGLRERGHKRHAPREEPTLVVFTSGIPTATTSGKRHSKDRLTRGIYQNIQSSGKLKISPEVQIEFTADDLRDLGEIGRGGFGTVNKMVHRKSNTIMAVKRIRSTVDEKEQKQLLMDLEVVMRSNDCPCIVQFYGAIFKEGDCWICMELMDTSLDKFYKFIYERLNERLPENILGKITVATLTALNYLKEKLKIIHRDVKPSNILLDKRGNIKLCDFGISGQLVDSIAKTRDAGCRPYMAPERIDPARARGYDVRSDVWSLGITLMELATGSFPYPKWNSVFEQLTQVVQGEPPRLSPNENGNTFSEEFVDFVNTCLIKEESSRPKYKQLLEHEFVIRSKADPMDVAEFVCGILDKMANNGRAMYTYDSYNC; encoded by the exons GCATACAACTCCATcatcacaaccaccaccacctccaccaccgcCTCCTCCCAGAAGTTCCTCCACCAATGCATCTAAATGGCCAGCAGCTCTACCTTACGCCTCCACATCCCACAGAAACTTAATGGTACCAACAGTGATGGTTAGCAGAGCTAAGTCTCATGATGGCAGGCTCATTGCTCCTGATCAGCTTCCAAATGCAGTCTTGGCAGGAGGTGGTTCAAATCTATCCAATTCTAACTGCAGTGGGCGAAGAACAATCTCTCCTGCCAGACACCAGAGTTTATCGCCAGCGAGATCCCCACAAAACATGACGCCAGCCAGATCCCAGCAAAACCTAGCACCGGCTAGACCTAGAAATTTATCTCTGGGGGGTCTTCAGAACTCTTCAGGAGAAATACAGAACTTTCCCTGTAATGTATCGCAAAATCAATCGACTGGAAGCCAAATAAACATGCGAGATCAGAAAAAGAAGCACTTGGTGCTGCATTTGCCGCCACCTCACAATCATCCTCACCATCACCACAATCAGCATCACCGTCACGGCATCCATCATGATGGACTGAGAGAACGAGGACATAAGAG ACACGCTCCACGTGAAGAACCCACACTGGTCGTCTTCACATCCGGGATCCCAACTGCCACCACCAGTGGAAAACGCCATTCCAA GGACAGGTTGACTCGCGGCATCTACCAGAACATTCAGTCCTCTGGCAAACTGAAGATTTCACCTGAAGTG CAAATTGAGTTTACTGCTGATGATCTTCGTGATTTGGGAGAAATTGGAAGAGGGGGTTTTGGTACCGTGAACAAGATGGTTCATCGCAAAAGTAATACCATCATGGCTGTCAAG AGAATTCGATCAACAGTGGATGAAAAGGAGCAGAAGCAATTATTGATGGATCTTGAAGTGGTAATGCGTAGTAATGATTGTCCTTGCATCGTCCAGTTTTATGGAGCAATTTTTAAAGAG GGGGACTGCTGGATATGTATGGAATTGATGGACACATCCCTTGATAAATTCTACAAGTTTATATATGAAAGACTAAATGAACGTTTACCTGAAAACATTCTTGGGAAGATTACAGTAGCG ACATTAACGGCATTAAATtacctaaaagaaaaattgaaaattatacatCGAGACGTCAAACCTTCCAATATTTTGTTGGACAAAAGGGGCAACATAAAACTCTGTGATTTTGGTATTTCTGGGCAGCTCGTGGATTCGATTGCAAAAACCCGTGACGCAGGATGTAGACCATACATGGCA CCAGAACGAATAGATCCAGCAAGGGCTCGAGGATATGATGTGCGGTCAGATGTTTGGTCACTAgggattaccttaatggagctagcAACTGGGAGTTTTCCGTATCCTAAGTGGAATTCTGTTTTTGAGCAGCTAACACAGGTGGTACAGGGAGAGCCACCTCGCCTGTCTcctaatgaaaatggaaacacaTTCTCTGAGGAATTTGTCGATTTTGTAAACACGTG CCTCATTAAAGAAGAAAGTTCTCGGCCAAAATATAAGCAACTTCTTGAACATGAGTTCGTCATTAGATCAAAAGCTGATCCAATGGATGTAGCAGAATTTGTTTGTGGCATTTTGGACAAAATGGCAAACAACGGTAGAGCAATGTACACATATGATTCGTATAATTGTTGA
- the Mkk4 gene encoding dual specificity mitogen-activated protein kinase kinase 4 isoform X11: MADQQHPPPSRPGSLNMPAAIPGRRSNLRLAFPSQGRQSNDRPSNNLDFPASGYPTTQMHTTPSSQPPPPPPPPPPRSSSTNASKWPAALPYASTSHRNLMVPTVMVSRAKSHDGRLIAPDQLPNAVLAGGGSNLSNSNCSGRRTISPARHQSLSPARSPQNMTPARSQQNLAPARPRNLSLGGLQNSSGEIQNFPCNVSQNQSTGSQINMRDQKKKHLVLHLPPPHNHPHHHHNQHHRHGIHHDGLRERGHKRDRLTRGIYQNIQSSGKLKISPEVQIEFTADDLRDLGEIGRGGFGTVNKMVHRKSNTIMAVKRIRSTVDEKEQKQLLMDLEVVMRSNDCPCIVQFYGAIFKEGDCWICMELMDTSLDKFYKFIYERLNERLPENILGKITVATLTALNYLKEKLKIIHRDVKPSNILLDKRGNIKLCDFGISGQLVDSIAKTRDAGCRPYMAPERIDPARARGYDVRSDVWSLGITLMELATGSFPYPKWNSVFEQLTQVVQGEPPRLSPNENGNTFSEEFVDFVNTCLIKEESSRPKYKQLLEHEFVIRSKADPMDVAEFVCGILDKMANNGRAMYTYDSYNC, encoded by the exons GCATACAACTCCATcatcacaaccaccaccacctccaccaccgcCTCCTCCCAGAAGTTCCTCCACCAATGCATCTAAATGGCCAGCAGCTCTACCTTACGCCTCCACATCCCACAGAAACTTAATGGTACCAACAGTGATGGTTAGCAGAGCTAAGTCTCATGATGGCAGGCTCATTGCTCCTGATCAGCTTCCAAATGCAGTCTTGGCAGGAGGTGGTTCAAATCTATCCAATTCTAACTGCAGTGGGCGAAGAACAATCTCTCCTGCCAGACACCAGAGTTTATCGCCAGCGAGATCCCCACAAAACATGACGCCAGCCAGATCCCAGCAAAACCTAGCACCGGCTAGACCTAGAAATTTATCTCTGGGGGGTCTTCAGAACTCTTCAGGAGAAATACAGAACTTTCCCTGTAATGTATCGCAAAATCAATCGACTGGAAGCCAAATAAACATGCGAGATCAGAAAAAGAAGCACTTGGTGCTGCATTTGCCGCCACCTCACAATCATCCTCACCATCACCACAATCAGCATCACCGTCACGGCATCCATCATGATGGACTGAGAGAACGAGGACATAAGAG GGACAGGTTGACTCGCGGCATCTACCAGAACATTCAGTCCTCTGGCAAACTGAAGATTTCACCTGAAGTG CAAATTGAGTTTACTGCTGATGATCTTCGTGATTTGGGAGAAATTGGAAGAGGGGGTTTTGGTACCGTGAACAAGATGGTTCATCGCAAAAGTAATACCATCATGGCTGTCAAG AGAATTCGATCAACAGTGGATGAAAAGGAGCAGAAGCAATTATTGATGGATCTTGAAGTGGTAATGCGTAGTAATGATTGTCCTTGCATCGTCCAGTTTTATGGAGCAATTTTTAAAGAG GGGGACTGCTGGATATGTATGGAATTGATGGACACATCCCTTGATAAATTCTACAAGTTTATATATGAAAGACTAAATGAACGTTTACCTGAAAACATTCTTGGGAAGATTACAGTAGCG ACATTAACGGCATTAAATtacctaaaagaaaaattgaaaattatacatCGAGACGTCAAACCTTCCAATATTTTGTTGGACAAAAGGGGCAACATAAAACTCTGTGATTTTGGTATTTCTGGGCAGCTCGTGGATTCGATTGCAAAAACCCGTGACGCAGGATGTAGACCATACATGGCA CCAGAACGAATAGATCCAGCAAGGGCTCGAGGATATGATGTGCGGTCAGATGTTTGGTCACTAgggattaccttaatggagctagcAACTGGGAGTTTTCCGTATCCTAAGTGGAATTCTGTTTTTGAGCAGCTAACACAGGTGGTACAGGGAGAGCCACCTCGCCTGTCTcctaatgaaaatggaaacacaTTCTCTGAGGAATTTGTCGATTTTGTAAACACGTG CCTCATTAAAGAAGAAAGTTCTCGGCCAAAATATAAGCAACTTCTTGAACATGAGTTCGTCATTAGATCAAAAGCTGATCCAATGGATGTAGCAGAATTTGTTTGTGGCATTTTGGACAAAATGGCAAACAACGGTAGAGCAATGTACACATATGATTCGTATAATTGTTGA
- the Mkk4 gene encoding dual specificity mitogen-activated protein kinase kinase 4 isoform X8 → MADQQHPPPSRPGSLNMPAAIPGRRSNLRLAFPSQGRQSNDRPSNNLDFPASGYPTTQMHTTPSSQPPPPPPPPPPRSSSTNASKWPAALPYASTSHRNLMVPTVMVSRAKSHDGRLIAPDQLPNAVLAGGGSNLSNSNCSGRRTISPARHQSLSPARSPQNMTPARSQQNLAPARPRNLSLGGLQNSSGEIQNFPCNVSQNQSTGSQINMRDQKKKHLVLHLPPPHNHPHHHHNQHHRHGIHHDGLRERGHKRHAPREEPTLVVFTSGIPTATTSGKRHSKLTRGIYQNIQSSGKLKISPEVQIEFTADDLRDLGEIGRGGFGTVNKMVHRKSNTIMAVKRIRSTVDEKEQKQLLMDLEVVMRSNDCPCIVQFYGAIFKEGDCWICMELMDTSLDKFYKFIYERLNERLPENILGKITVATLTALNYLKEKLKIIHRDVKPSNILLDKRGNIKLCDFGISGQLVDSIAKTRDAGCRPYMAPERIDPARARGYDVRSDVWSLGITLMELATGSFPYPKWNSVFEQLTQVVQGEPPRLSPNENGNTFSEEFVDFVNTCLIKEESSRPKYKQLLEHEFVIRSKADPMDVAEFVCGILDKMANNGRAMYTYDSYNC, encoded by the exons GCATACAACTCCATcatcacaaccaccaccacctccaccaccgcCTCCTCCCAGAAGTTCCTCCACCAATGCATCTAAATGGCCAGCAGCTCTACCTTACGCCTCCACATCCCACAGAAACTTAATGGTACCAACAGTGATGGTTAGCAGAGCTAAGTCTCATGATGGCAGGCTCATTGCTCCTGATCAGCTTCCAAATGCAGTCTTGGCAGGAGGTGGTTCAAATCTATCCAATTCTAACTGCAGTGGGCGAAGAACAATCTCTCCTGCCAGACACCAGAGTTTATCGCCAGCGAGATCCCCACAAAACATGACGCCAGCCAGATCCCAGCAAAACCTAGCACCGGCTAGACCTAGAAATTTATCTCTGGGGGGTCTTCAGAACTCTTCAGGAGAAATACAGAACTTTCCCTGTAATGTATCGCAAAATCAATCGACTGGAAGCCAAATAAACATGCGAGATCAGAAAAAGAAGCACTTGGTGCTGCATTTGCCGCCACCTCACAATCATCCTCACCATCACCACAATCAGCATCACCGTCACGGCATCCATCATGATGGACTGAGAGAACGAGGACATAAGAG ACACGCTCCACGTGAAGAACCCACACTGGTCGTCTTCACATCCGGGATCCCAACTGCCACCACCAGTGGAAAACGCCATTCCAA GTTGACTCGCGGCATCTACCAGAACATTCAGTCCTCTGGCAAACTGAAGATTTCACCTGAAGTG CAAATTGAGTTTACTGCTGATGATCTTCGTGATTTGGGAGAAATTGGAAGAGGGGGTTTTGGTACCGTGAACAAGATGGTTCATCGCAAAAGTAATACCATCATGGCTGTCAAG AGAATTCGATCAACAGTGGATGAAAAGGAGCAGAAGCAATTATTGATGGATCTTGAAGTGGTAATGCGTAGTAATGATTGTCCTTGCATCGTCCAGTTTTATGGAGCAATTTTTAAAGAG GGGGACTGCTGGATATGTATGGAATTGATGGACACATCCCTTGATAAATTCTACAAGTTTATATATGAAAGACTAAATGAACGTTTACCTGAAAACATTCTTGGGAAGATTACAGTAGCG ACATTAACGGCATTAAATtacctaaaagaaaaattgaaaattatacatCGAGACGTCAAACCTTCCAATATTTTGTTGGACAAAAGGGGCAACATAAAACTCTGTGATTTTGGTATTTCTGGGCAGCTCGTGGATTCGATTGCAAAAACCCGTGACGCAGGATGTAGACCATACATGGCA CCAGAACGAATAGATCCAGCAAGGGCTCGAGGATATGATGTGCGGTCAGATGTTTGGTCACTAgggattaccttaatggagctagcAACTGGGAGTTTTCCGTATCCTAAGTGGAATTCTGTTTTTGAGCAGCTAACACAGGTGGTACAGGGAGAGCCACCTCGCCTGTCTcctaatgaaaatggaaacacaTTCTCTGAGGAATTTGTCGATTTTGTAAACACGTG CCTCATTAAAGAAGAAAGTTCTCGGCCAAAATATAAGCAACTTCTTGAACATGAGTTCGTCATTAGATCAAAAGCTGATCCAATGGATGTAGCAGAATTTGTTTGTGGCATTTTGGACAAAATGGCAAACAACGGTAGAGCAATGTACACATATGATTCGTATAATTGTTGA
- the Mkk4 gene encoding dual specificity mitogen-activated protein kinase kinase 4 isoform X6 — protein sequence MADQQHPPPSRPGSLNMPAAIPGRRSNLRLAFPSQGRQSNDRPSNNLDFPASGYPTTQMHTTPSSQPPPPPPPPPPRSSSTNASKWPAALPYASTSHRNLMVPTVMVSRAKSHDGRLIAPDQLPNAVLAGGGSNLSNSNCSGRRTISPARHQSLSPARSPQNMTPARSQQNLAPARPRNLSLGGLQNSSGEIQNFPCNVSQNQSTGSQINMRDQKKKHLVLHLPPPHNHPHHHHNQHHRHGIHHDGLRERGHKSSTSRHAPREEPTLVVFTSGIPTATTSGKRHSKLTRGIYQNIQSSGKLKISPEVQIEFTADDLRDLGEIGRGGFGTVNKMVHRKSNTIMAVKRIRSTVDEKEQKQLLMDLEVVMRSNDCPCIVQFYGAIFKEGDCWICMELMDTSLDKFYKFIYERLNERLPENILGKITVATLTALNYLKEKLKIIHRDVKPSNILLDKRGNIKLCDFGISGQLVDSIAKTRDAGCRPYMAPERIDPARARGYDVRSDVWSLGITLMELATGSFPYPKWNSVFEQLTQVVQGEPPRLSPNENGNTFSEEFVDFVNTCLIKEESSRPKYKQLLEHEFVIRSKADPMDVAEFVCGILDKMANNGRAMYTYDSYNC from the exons GCATACAACTCCATcatcacaaccaccaccacctccaccaccgcCTCCTCCCAGAAGTTCCTCCACCAATGCATCTAAATGGCCAGCAGCTCTACCTTACGCCTCCACATCCCACAGAAACTTAATGGTACCAACAGTGATGGTTAGCAGAGCTAAGTCTCATGATGGCAGGCTCATTGCTCCTGATCAGCTTCCAAATGCAGTCTTGGCAGGAGGTGGTTCAAATCTATCCAATTCTAACTGCAGTGGGCGAAGAACAATCTCTCCTGCCAGACACCAGAGTTTATCGCCAGCGAGATCCCCACAAAACATGACGCCAGCCAGATCCCAGCAAAACCTAGCACCGGCTAGACCTAGAAATTTATCTCTGGGGGGTCTTCAGAACTCTTCAGGAGAAATACAGAACTTTCCCTGTAATGTATCGCAAAATCAATCGACTGGAAGCCAAATAAACATGCGAGATCAGAAAAAGAAGCACTTGGTGCTGCATTTGCCGCCACCTCACAATCATCCTCACCATCACCACAATCAGCATCACCGTCACGGCATCCATCATGATGGACTGAGAGAACGAGGACATAAGAG CTCCACTTCCAGACACGCTCCACGTGAAGAACCCACACTGGTCGTCTTCACATCCGGGATCCCAACTGCCACCACCAGTGGAAAACGCCATTCCAA GTTGACTCGCGGCATCTACCAGAACATTCAGTCCTCTGGCAAACTGAAGATTTCACCTGAAGTG CAAATTGAGTTTACTGCTGATGATCTTCGTGATTTGGGAGAAATTGGAAGAGGGGGTTTTGGTACCGTGAACAAGATGGTTCATCGCAAAAGTAATACCATCATGGCTGTCAAG AGAATTCGATCAACAGTGGATGAAAAGGAGCAGAAGCAATTATTGATGGATCTTGAAGTGGTAATGCGTAGTAATGATTGTCCTTGCATCGTCCAGTTTTATGGAGCAATTTTTAAAGAG GGGGACTGCTGGATATGTATGGAATTGATGGACACATCCCTTGATAAATTCTACAAGTTTATATATGAAAGACTAAATGAACGTTTACCTGAAAACATTCTTGGGAAGATTACAGTAGCG ACATTAACGGCATTAAATtacctaaaagaaaaattgaaaattatacatCGAGACGTCAAACCTTCCAATATTTTGTTGGACAAAAGGGGCAACATAAAACTCTGTGATTTTGGTATTTCTGGGCAGCTCGTGGATTCGATTGCAAAAACCCGTGACGCAGGATGTAGACCATACATGGCA CCAGAACGAATAGATCCAGCAAGGGCTCGAGGATATGATGTGCGGTCAGATGTTTGGTCACTAgggattaccttaatggagctagcAACTGGGAGTTTTCCGTATCCTAAGTGGAATTCTGTTTTTGAGCAGCTAACACAGGTGGTACAGGGAGAGCCACCTCGCCTGTCTcctaatgaaaatggaaacacaTTCTCTGAGGAATTTGTCGATTTTGTAAACACGTG CCTCATTAAAGAAGAAAGTTCTCGGCCAAAATATAAGCAACTTCTTGAACATGAGTTCGTCATTAGATCAAAAGCTGATCCAATGGATGTAGCAGAATTTGTTTGTGGCATTTTGGACAAAATGGCAAACAACGGTAGAGCAATGTACACATATGATTCGTATAATTGTTGA
- the Mkk4 gene encoding dual specificity mitogen-activated protein kinase kinase 2 isoform X5: MADQQHPPPSRPGSLNMPAAIPGRRSNLRLAFPSQGRQSNDRPSNNLDFPASGYPTTQMHTTPSSQPPPPPPPPPPRSSSTNASKWPAALPYASTSHRNLMVPTVMVSRAKSHDGRLIAPDQLPNAVLAGGGSNLSNSNCSGRRTISPARHQSLSPARSPQNMTPARSQQNLAPARPRNLSLGGLQNSSGEIQNFPCNVSQNQSTGSQINMRDQKKKHLVLHLPPPHNHPHHHHNQHHRHGIHHDGLRERGHKSSTSRHAPREEPTLVVFTSGIPTATTSGKRHSKDRLTRGIYQNIQSSGKLKISPEVQIEFTADDLRDLGEIGRGGFGTVNKMVHRKSNTIMAVKRIRSTVDEKEQKQLLMDLEVVMRSNDCPCIVQFYGAIFKEGDCWICMELMDTSLDKFYKFIYERLNERLPENILGKITVATLTALNYLKEKLKIIHRDVKPSNILLDKRGNIKLCDFGISGQLVDSIAKTRDAGCRPYMAPERIDPARARGYDVRSDVWSLGITLMELATGSFPYPKWNSVFEQLTQVVQGEPPRLSPNENGNTFSEEFVDFVNTCLIKEESSRPKYKQLLEHEFVIRSKADPMDVAEFVCGILDKMANNGRAMYTYDSYNC, from the exons GCATACAACTCCATcatcacaaccaccaccacctccaccaccgcCTCCTCCCAGAAGTTCCTCCACCAATGCATCTAAATGGCCAGCAGCTCTACCTTACGCCTCCACATCCCACAGAAACTTAATGGTACCAACAGTGATGGTTAGCAGAGCTAAGTCTCATGATGGCAGGCTCATTGCTCCTGATCAGCTTCCAAATGCAGTCTTGGCAGGAGGTGGTTCAAATCTATCCAATTCTAACTGCAGTGGGCGAAGAACAATCTCTCCTGCCAGACACCAGAGTTTATCGCCAGCGAGATCCCCACAAAACATGACGCCAGCCAGATCCCAGCAAAACCTAGCACCGGCTAGACCTAGAAATTTATCTCTGGGGGGTCTTCAGAACTCTTCAGGAGAAATACAGAACTTTCCCTGTAATGTATCGCAAAATCAATCGACTGGAAGCCAAATAAACATGCGAGATCAGAAAAAGAAGCACTTGGTGCTGCATTTGCCGCCACCTCACAATCATCCTCACCATCACCACAATCAGCATCACCGTCACGGCATCCATCATGATGGACTGAGAGAACGAGGACATAAGAG CTCCACTTCCAGACACGCTCCACGTGAAGAACCCACACTGGTCGTCTTCACATCCGGGATCCCAACTGCCACCACCAGTGGAAAACGCCATTCCAA GGACAGGTTGACTCGCGGCATCTACCAGAACATTCAGTCCTCTGGCAAACTGAAGATTTCACCTGAAGTG CAAATTGAGTTTACTGCTGATGATCTTCGTGATTTGGGAGAAATTGGAAGAGGGGGTTTTGGTACCGTGAACAAGATGGTTCATCGCAAAAGTAATACCATCATGGCTGTCAAG AGAATTCGATCAACAGTGGATGAAAAGGAGCAGAAGCAATTATTGATGGATCTTGAAGTGGTAATGCGTAGTAATGATTGTCCTTGCATCGTCCAGTTTTATGGAGCAATTTTTAAAGAG GGGGACTGCTGGATATGTATGGAATTGATGGACACATCCCTTGATAAATTCTACAAGTTTATATATGAAAGACTAAATGAACGTTTACCTGAAAACATTCTTGGGAAGATTACAGTAGCG ACATTAACGGCATTAAATtacctaaaagaaaaattgaaaattatacatCGAGACGTCAAACCTTCCAATATTTTGTTGGACAAAAGGGGCAACATAAAACTCTGTGATTTTGGTATTTCTGGGCAGCTCGTGGATTCGATTGCAAAAACCCGTGACGCAGGATGTAGACCATACATGGCA CCAGAACGAATAGATCCAGCAAGGGCTCGAGGATATGATGTGCGGTCAGATGTTTGGTCACTAgggattaccttaatggagctagcAACTGGGAGTTTTCCGTATCCTAAGTGGAATTCTGTTTTTGAGCAGCTAACACAGGTGGTACAGGGAGAGCCACCTCGCCTGTCTcctaatgaaaatggaaacacaTTCTCTGAGGAATTTGTCGATTTTGTAAACACGTG CCTCATTAAAGAAGAAAGTTCTCGGCCAAAATATAAGCAACTTCTTGAACATGAGTTCGTCATTAGATCAAAAGCTGATCCAATGGATGTAGCAGAATTTGTTTGTGGCATTTTGGACAAAATGGCAAACAACGGTAGAGCAATGTACACATATGATTCGTATAATTGTTGA